One Candidatus Thermoplasmatota archaeon genomic region harbors:
- a CDS encoding formate--phosphoribosylaminoimidazolecarboxamide ligase family protein: protein MIERGRIWNILENYDTDNVKIGAVASHSALDTFDGAIDEGFRTLAVCQKGREKTYAQYFKAHRKNGIVWKGCVDEIWVFEKFNEILHEKNQDRLIEENVIFIPNRSFTSYCKLDEIEENFRIPMFGSRNLLRTEERTEEKDYYWLLEKEGMPFPEKIEDPRNIDELCIVKLHHAVKKLERGFFTCSSYREYKEKSEQLLKQEVIIEEDLKRARTERYIIGPVFNFDFFYSPLTKELELLGIDWRFESSLDGHIRLPAQQQLALPEKQQIPEYTVCGHNSATLRESQLEKVFELGERYVKATQKHYDYGIIGPFCLQTCLDKDLNFYIYDVAPRIGGGTNVHMSVGHPYGNTIWRKRISTGRRIAMEIKMAAAEGKLKEVVS from the coding sequence ATGATCGAAAGGGGAAGGATATGGAACATACTTGAAAATTATGATACAGATAACGTAAAAATAGGGGCTGTGGCATCTCATTCCGCCCTTGATACATTCGACGGGGCGATTGATGAAGGATTTAGAACATTAGCCGTATGCCAGAAAGGTAGAGAAAAAACATATGCACAATATTTTAAGGCCCATAGAAAAAATGGCATTGTATGGAAAGGATGTGTCGATGAAATATGGGTTTTTGAAAAATTCAATGAAATTTTACACGAAAAGAACCAGGATAGGCTAATCGAAGAGAATGTGATTTTCATTCCTAACCGCTCATTTACGTCGTATTGCAAACTCGATGAAATAGAAGAAAATTTCCGTATTCCCATGTTCGGTTCCAGAAATTTACTACGCACAGAGGAAAGAACGGAAGAAAAGGATTATTACTGGTTGCTGGAAAAGGAAGGGATGCCCTTCCCAGAGAAAATAGAGGATCCAAGAAATATAGACGAACTCTGCATCGTCAAACTTCACCACGCGGTAAAAAAGCTGGAACGTGGCTTTTTCACTTGCTCATCATACAGAGAGTATAAGGAAAAATCTGAGCAGCTACTTAAGCAGGAAGTGATAATTGAAGAAGATTTGAAAAGGGCAAGAACGGAGAGATATATCATAGGGCCTGTATTCAATTTTGATTTCTTCTACTCGCCCCTAACCAAAGAACTTGAGTTGCTTGGAATTGACTGGAGATTCGAAAGCAGCCTGGACGGCCACATCCGCCTTCCCGCCCAGCAACAACTTGCCTTACCGGAGAAACAGCAAATTCCGGAATATACGGTATGCGGCCATAACTCCGCTACCTTGAGGGAGTCACAACTAGAGAAAGTATTTGAACTTGGGGAAAGGTATGTGAAAGCCACTCAGAAACACTACGATTACGGCATAATTGGCCCGTTCTGCTTGCAGACATGTCTAGATAAAGACTTAAATTTTTATATTTATGATGTGGCCCCCCGCATAGGCGGCGGAACGAACGTGCATATGTCCGTGGGGCATCCGTACGGCAATACAATATGGCGAAAAAGGATTTCTACGGGAAGGAGAATAGCAATGGAGATAAAAATGGCTGCTGCTGAGGGAAAATTGAAGGAAGTGGTGAGTTAG
- a CDS encoding MFS transporter has translation MPVDIYHERMFYRFALYGFLKNLKFYEPFIILYFLSVGLSYAMIGALVSIHMISTTLLELPTGIYADAFGRKKSMLMSFSSYITSFIIFFFFRDFYVFATTMVLYALGDAFRIGTHKAMILEYLRINDMKDKKVEYYGHTRAASQFGSAVNSLTAAAIVFYTGDYAIIFLVAIIPYMIDILNVGTYPTELDGERKKGMMRGQLYDTLKAFAGMFRNRNAMKGILNSSFSDGSFEVSKNYLQPIVKSFALSMPVFLFLTGEERTAIVIGMVYFFIYVLTSLASKNSHKIMGKIGKLPLAINVTFIGSSLIILMTGVFLIGTKQTGINYLILLSIVLFLLLYLFKNLRRPMNVSYISDQISHRTMASGLSAESLMKALIAGILAPLIGYAADLYGVGIALAILGLLAVSFYPIAHVE, from the coding sequence GTGCCCGTTGATATATACCACGAGAGGATGTTTTACAGATTTGCTCTCTATGGCTTCCTTAAAAATCTCAAGTTTTACGAGCCATTCATCATTCTTTATTTTCTCTCTGTAGGCCTTTCCTATGCAATGATAGGCGCCCTCGTGTCAATACACATGATTTCCACCACGCTTCTTGAGCTGCCCACCGGAATATACGCTGATGCCTTTGGCAGGAAAAAATCCATGCTCATGTCTTTTTCGTCCTACATCACGTCATTTATCATATTCTTTTTTTTCCGGGATTTTTATGTTTTCGCAACCACAATGGTTCTCTACGCCCTTGGGGATGCCTTCAGGATCGGAACTCACAAAGCCATGATACTGGAATACCTGAGAATAAATGATATGAAAGATAAAAAAGTGGAATATTATGGGCACACCAGGGCAGCATCTCAGTTCGGTTCCGCTGTAAATTCCCTTACGGCCGCAGCCATAGTATTTTATACCGGAGACTATGCAATAATTTTCCTCGTAGCAATAATTCCTTATATGATAGACATTCTTAATGTTGGGACGTACCCCACAGAACTGGATGGAGAAAGAAAGAAGGGGATGATGCGCGGGCAACTGTATGATACATTAAAGGCGTTTGCCGGGATGTTTAGAAACAGGAATGCCATGAAGGGAATATTAAATTCATCATTTTCCGACGGTTCTTTTGAAGTATCAAAGAATTACCTTCAGCCAATAGTCAAGTCGTTTGCACTTTCCATGCCGGTGTTCCTTTTTCTAACCGGGGAGGAGAGAACTGCGATAGTGATAGGCATGGTATATTTTTTCATATACGTGCTTACCAGCCTTGCTTCAAAAAATTCCCATAAAATTATGGGAAAAATTGGAAAGTTACCTTTAGCCATAAATGTAACGTTCATTGGGAGTTCGTTAATCATACTCATGACAGGAGTTTTTCTTATCGGTACAAAGCAGACAGGCATAAATTATCTCATTCTACTGTCCATAGTTCTGTTTCTCTTATTGTATTTGTTCAAAAATCTTCGAAGGCCCATGAATGTGAGTTACATAAGCGACCAGATATCTCACAGAACAATGGCTTCTGGTTTGAGTGCGGAATCGCTGATGAAAGCATTGATTGCAGGCATTCTGGCCCCATTGATAGGCTATGCCGCAGATTTGTATGGAGTGGGCATAGCCCTTGCCATTCTCGGTTTATTGGCTGTATCCTTTTATCCTATTGCACATGTGGAATAG
- a CDS encoding ATP-NAD kinase family protein, producing MKKLGFLINPIAGMGGCVGLKGTDGMVEEAIRRGAKPIAAERAKNFISYIEKKFEIYTCSSPMGENILKNCGICAFVVYKPSFPTTADDTKNAVANMKNVDLILFVGGDGTARDILEVIGTDIPLLGIPSGVKMYSAVFAQTPRHAAEIINEFDNGLPLEEREIVDIDEELFRKGKLGVSVMGYCLTPVHEKIQSSKGFFSGGIETKKLIAERIAEEMDEETTYIIGGGSTTWELKKAIGIDGSLLGVDVVRGKKLLCQDAAEADIKKLLGKKNKIIVSPLGGYGFIFGRGNEQISPEIIKRVEKENIIVISAPEKIVNLPSLKVDTGDEAIDKNLKGYIRVVTGYGESKLMRVG from the coding sequence TTGAAAAAACTAGGATTTCTCATAAATCCCATCGCAGGCATGGGCGGATGCGTCGGCCTGAAGGGCACGGATGGAATGGTCGAGGAAGCGATAAGGAGGGGGGCAAAGCCCATAGCTGCTGAAAGGGCAAAAAATTTTATTTCATATATCGAAAAAAAGTTTGAGATATATACCTGCTCATCTCCCATGGGCGAAAATATTTTAAAAAACTGTGGCATATGCGCATTTGTTGTATATAAGCCTTCTTTTCCCACCACGGCAGATGATACAAAAAATGCGGTTGCCAATATGAAAAATGTCGATTTAATTTTATTTGTTGGTGGCGATGGAACCGCAAGGGACATTCTGGAAGTAATAGGTACAGATATTCCATTACTTGGCATACCCTCTGGCGTGAAAATGTATTCCGCCGTTTTTGCACAGACTCCACGTCACGCTGCGGAGATAATAAACGAATTTGATAATGGACTGCCACTGGAAGAAAGAGAAATCGTAGATATAGATGAAGAATTATTTAGAAAAGGAAAGCTGGGTGTGTCTGTAATGGGGTACTGTCTCACTCCAGTGCATGAAAAAATTCAATCATCGAAAGGGTTTTTTTCAGGGGGCATAGAAACCAAGAAATTAATTGCGGAGCGTATTGCAGAAGAAATGGATGAAGAAACAACATATATCATAGGGGGAGGCAGTACAACATGGGAATTGAAAAAGGCCATTGGCATAGATGGCTCCCTGCTTGGTGTAGATGTGGTCAGAGGAAAGAAATTATTATGCCAGGATGCAGCAGAGGCAGATATTAAAAAATTACTGGGCAAGAAAAATAAAATAATTGTCAGCCCCCTCGGCGGCTACGGTTTTATATTCGGCAGGGGGAATGAGCAGATAAGCCCCGAAATAATAAAGAGAGTTGAAAAGGAAAATATAATCGTTATTTCGGCCCCGGAAAAAATTGTGAATCTCCCCTCTCTCAAAGTCGATACCGGGGACGAGGCCATCGATAAAAATTTGAAGGGATATATTAGGGTGGTAACAGGTTATGGAGAAAGCAAATTGATGCGGGTGGGGTGA
- a CDS encoding PLP-dependent aminotransferase family protein, giving the protein MDITKLYSDHVKRMKSSEIRELLEVSQRVGVISFAGGLPNPDAFPIQDIKKIVCDVLEEEGKIALQYGSTSGLDKLKREIASMVNKDGVKADEDNIFITVGSQQALDLAGRVFLNEGDTVFLGSPTYLGGINAFLAYGAKMVGVTLDDDGMKVDELEEKVKESKRKGGNAKIIYTIPTFQNPAGVVMSEDRRKRIAEIAEENDLLLIEDDPYGKLRFDGKPLKPVRAYNENVIYMGTFSKILSPGFRLAYVVAPEPVAKKMIVAKQSTDLCTPTFTQAIAYRFMRDGFMDRHIPHIIEMYKRKRDIMLDALEQYFPEGCKWTHPHGGMFLWATLPEHIDTAEMFKDALKEKVAYVHGRAFYVDGGGSNSMRLNFSNPSDEKITEGIKRLGKVIEKRM; this is encoded by the coding sequence ATGGATATTACAAAATTATATTCGGATCATGTAAAAAGGATGAAATCTTCCGAAATAAGAGAATTGCTGGAAGTTTCACAAAGAGTGGGGGTTATATCTTTTGCTGGTGGCTTGCCGAATCCTGATGCATTTCCCATACAAGACATTAAAAAAATTGTATGCGATGTGCTTGAAGAGGAAGGAAAAATTGCCCTCCAGTATGGATCCACTTCTGGCCTGGATAAACTCAAGAGGGAAATAGCATCCATGGTAAATAAAGACGGAGTTAAGGCGGATGAAGATAACATTTTCATCACGGTCGGTTCTCAACAGGCACTGGATCTGGCGGGCAGAGTTTTTCTCAATGAAGGAGATACGGTATTTCTGGGTTCGCCCACATATCTCGGCGGGATAAATGCTTTTCTTGCATACGGGGCAAAAATGGTTGGCGTTACTCTGGATGATGACGGAATGAAAGTTGATGAACTGGAAGAAAAAGTAAAAGAGAGCAAGAGAAAGGGAGGGAATGCAAAAATTATTTACACCATACCCACATTTCAAAATCCTGCAGGGGTGGTAATGTCCGAGGATAGAAGAAAAAGAATTGCAGAAATTGCGGAGGAAAATGATCTCCTGCTTATTGAGGACGACCCCTATGGTAAACTCCGTTTCGACGGCAAACCATTGAAGCCTGTAAGGGCGTATAATGAAAATGTTATATATATGGGTACGTTCTCAAAAATTCTCTCTCCGGGCTTCCGCCTTGCATATGTTGTAGCCCCCGAACCAGTGGCAAAAAAAATGATTGTTGCAAAGCAATCGACGGATTTATGTACCCCAACGTTCACGCAGGCAATTGCATATCGTTTTATGCGAGATGGTTTCATGGACAGACACATCCCGCACATAATAGAGATGTACAAGAGGAAAAGAGACATCATGCTCGACGCATTAGAGCAATACTTCCCTGAAGGATGCAAATGGACGCATCCGCACGGCGGGATGTTTTTGTGGGCGACGCTGCCGGAGCATATTGACACGGCAGAGATGTTCAAAGACGCCCTGAAAGAGAAAGTCGCTTACGTGCACGGAAGAGCTTTTTATGTTGACGGCGGAGGGTCAAATTCTATGCGTCTGAATTTCTCAAATCCATCAGATGAGAAAATAACAGAGGGAATAAAGAGGCTTGGCAAAGTCATAGAAAAAAGAATGTAA
- a CDS encoding M28 family peptidase, translating to MAAKIFSEYAFKHTVKFVAFSGEKNGLYGSSAYARDAYKHGERIIADIQLDGVGHAVSRRGGNIIRLSTNGESTWITDIAQDMIDMYGNYIELGILRQRNFPGSDHQSFLNYGYEGVFFLEYEFNPHYHSPQDTIEHVNISCASLLLQP from the coding sequence ATGGCTGCAAAAATATTCAGTGAGTACGCATTCAAACATACGGTAAAATTTGTCGCCTTCTCCGGTGAGAAAAACGGCCTCTATGGAAGCAGCGCATATGCGAGAGATGCTTACAAACATGGAGAAAGAATAATCGCAGATATCCAGCTTGACGGAGTAGGGCATGCAGTGAGCAGGAGAGGGGGAAATATAATAAGGCTTTCCACCAACGGTGAATCAACATGGATTACAGATATAGCACAGGACATGATTGATATGTACGGCAATTACATAGAACTGGGCATATTAAGGCAACGTAATTTCCCGGGGAGCGACCACCAGTCATTCCTTAACTACGGGTATGAAGGTGTATTCTTCCTGGAATATGAGTTTAACCCCCACTATCACTCTCCCCAGGACACCATAGAGCATGTCAATATCAGCTGTGCAAGCTTGCTGTTGCAACCCTAA
- a CDS encoding calcium/sodium antiporter, translated as MTNAFVYLIEFMVGLVLLIKGNDIFIDGAAGLAKKLGISEHMIGLTLVAFATSLPELAVSSIASFNREEGIAIGTVVGSNVANICLVLGVAALIMQLKTTRETRRDAIFMTAVAFLLFGSIAIDKRIDRYDSLIFLSIYAFFIYYLYKTHKENNEIRAGQGGYAKETAFVIFGSVGVVLGAHFLVESGAGIAEFFGISQLVIGLSMVAVGTSLPELSSSITAAIKRKHGIAVGNIIGSNIINILLVLGIAGAINPIGAEETLYVTVPFLLFVSLITAFFAGRKIGVKHGVFLLFLYGCFIVSIFL; from the coding sequence ATGACAAATGCTTTCGTCTATCTAATCGAATTCATGGTCGGTCTTGTTCTTTTAATTAAAGGAAACGATATATTCATTGATGGGGCGGCGGGGTTGGCAAAAAAATTGGGCATTTCAGAACATATGATCGGTTTAACACTTGTAGCGTTTGCAACTTCATTGCCCGAGCTGGCAGTTTCATCGATTGCATCTTTTAATAGAGAAGAGGGTATAGCAATAGGCACTGTTGTCGGCTCAAATGTTGCAAATATATGCCTTGTATTGGGCGTTGCCGCCCTCATCATGCAGTTGAAAACAACCAGAGAAACGAGAAGAGACGCAATTTTTATGACGGCAGTGGCATTCCTGTTATTTGGATCTATTGCAATTGATAAAAGGATAGACAGATATGACAGCCTGATTTTCTTATCAATCTACGCATTTTTTATTTATTACTTGTATAAAACACATAAGGAAAATAATGAAATAAGGGCGGGGCAGGGAGGATATGCGAAAGAAACTGCTTTTGTTATTTTCGGCTCTGTCGGTGTTGTTCTGGGGGCACATTTTTTGGTAGAATCCGGCGCTGGCATAGCCGAATTTTTCGGGATATCTCAGCTGGTTATAGGCCTGTCAATGGTGGCGGTCGGCACATCTCTTCCAGAGTTATCAAGCTCGATAACGGCTGCAATAAAAAGGAAGCATGGTATTGCAGTGGGCAATATTATTGGGAGCAACATAATAAATATTTTGCTCGTGCTTGGGATAGCAGGTGCAATTAATCCTATCGGGGCTGAGGAGACGTTGTATGTAACTGTGCCATTTCTATTGTTTGTATCACTGATAACGGCCTTTTTTGCCGGAAGGAAAATTGGAGTGAAACATGGTGTTTTTCTGTTATTCCTGTACGGATGCTTTATAGTGTCAATCTTTCTATAA
- the acs gene encoding acetate--CoA ligase: protein MKEIMKEEQVFRPSEEFRKNAWVKDESVYKEGENYELFWEKRAEELIDWYKKWDKVLVKDPPYYKWFVNGKLNISYNCLDRWIEKGKGDKIAYVWEGEKGEVKTFTYKELHREVNKFANVLKNLGVKKGDVVSIFLPMIPELPIAMLACARIGAPHSAVFAGFSAESLKGRMVDAESKYVITCDGYFRRGKLIDHKKKTDEGIEGLDAKAIVVKRGGNEISMEEGRDYWWHELMNNASETCKPEVMDAEDLLFLMYTSGTTGKPKGVMHTTGGYIVGAATTMKWVFDIKDDVYWCTADIGWITGHSYIVYGPLALGATSIMYEGVPDYPNPDRWWEIIEKHKVTILYTAPTAIRMCMKYGEKWVDMHDLSSLRLLGSVGEPINPEAWLWYYNVVGKGRCPIVDTWWMTETGMHIVTPLPGITKLKPGSATFTFPGVKAEVMDENGVVPPGEKGELVITTPWPSMLRGLYNAHDKYVEEYWSKYGMGNFYTGDGAIIDEDGYLWLLGRVGDVLNVAGHRLGTAEVESALVDHPSVAESAVVGIPHEIKGQVPFAYVVLRQGYFPSDELKKELIAHVTKLIGPTARPSDILFVEDLPKTRSGKIMRRILKNLASGEEKIGDISTLQNPEIVEEIHRDLRKNRFN from the coding sequence ATGAAGGAGATAATGAAAGAGGAGCAGGTTTTCCGGCCGTCAGAAGAATTTAGAAAAAATGCATGGGTAAAGGACGAAAGCGTGTATAAGGAAGGAGAAAACTACGAGTTATTTTGGGAGAAAAGAGCGGAAGAACTGATTGACTGGTACAAAAAATGGGATAAAGTATTGGTTAAGGATCCTCCTTATTATAAATGGTTTGTGAACGGAAAGTTGAATATTTCCTATAATTGTCTGGATAGATGGATAGAGAAAGGCAAAGGCGATAAAATTGCCTACGTATGGGAAGGAGAGAAAGGAGAAGTAAAGACGTTTACCTATAAGGAATTGCATAGGGAAGTAAACAAGTTTGCAAATGTTTTGAAGAATCTTGGCGTAAAAAAGGGAGATGTTGTTTCCATATTCCTTCCAATGATACCCGAGTTACCAATAGCAATGCTCGCCTGCGCCAGGATCGGCGCCCCCCATTCGGCTGTTTTTGCGGGTTTCAGTGCCGAGTCGTTAAAGGGCAGGATGGTCGATGCCGAATCAAAGTATGTTATTACATGTGACGGTTATTTCAGGAGAGGAAAGTTGATAGACCATAAGAAAAAGACTGATGAGGGTATAGAGGGGCTGGATGCAAAAGCCATAGTCGTAAAGCGCGGAGGAAATGAAATTTCGATGGAGGAGGGGAGGGATTACTGGTGGCATGAGTTGATGAATAATGCATCTGAAACATGTAAGCCGGAAGTTATGGATGCTGAGGACTTGCTATTTTTGATGTATACTTCGGGAACGACAGGCAAACCAAAAGGAGTGATGCATACGACCGGCGGATACATTGTCGGCGCCGCAACAACGATGAAGTGGGTCTTTGATATCAAAGATGATGTGTACTGGTGCACCGCCGACATCGGCTGGATAACGGGGCACAGCTATATCGTGTACGGTCCGCTTGCACTGGGGGCTACAAGTATCATGTACGAGGGAGTGCCTGACTACCCAAATCCAGATAGATGGTGGGAAATTATTGAAAAACACAAGGTAACGATTCTTTATACGGCTCCCACGGCAATAAGAATGTGTATGAAGTACGGTGAAAAATGGGTGGATATGCACGATTTGAGCAGTCTTCGCCTGCTCGGGAGCGTTGGCGAACCAATCAACCCGGAGGCATGGCTCTGGTATTATAATGTCGTCGGTAAAGGAAGATGCCCGATTGTTGATACCTGGTGGATGACCGAGACGGGAATGCACATTGTAACTCCATTGCCTGGCATAACAAAACTTAAGCCCGGCTCAGCCACGTTTACATTTCCGGGGGTAAAAGCAGAGGTAATGGATGAGAATGGAGTTGTTCCACCGGGAGAGAAAGGAGAGCTGGTAATAACGACACCGTGGCCTTCCATGTTGAGGGGGTTGTATAATGCACATGATAAGTACGTTGAGGAATACTGGTCAAAATACGGCATGGGTAATTTTTATACTGGAGACGGTGCAATTATTGATGAAGATGGATATTTATGGCTTCTTGGCAGGGTTGGGGATGTGCTTAACGTTGCAGGTCATCGTCTCGGAACCGCTGAAGTGGAAAGTGCCCTTGTAGACCATCCTTCAGTTGCAGAATCTGCGGTTGTGGGCATTCCCCATGAAATAAAAGGGCAGGTTCCGTTTGCATATGTAGTGTTGAGGCAGGGTTATTTTCCATCTGATGAACTGAAAAAAGAGCTCATCGCTCATGTCACGAAACTCATAGGGCCGACGGCACGCCCAAGTGACATTCTTTTCGTTGAAGATTTGCCGAAGACCAGAAGCGGAAAGATAATGAGGAGAATACTCAAAAATCTTGCATCTGGAGAGGAAAAAATAGGTGATATCTCTACACTGCAAAACCCGGAAATCGTGGAAGAGATACACAGGGACTTGAGGAAAAACCGCTTCAATTAG
- a CDS encoding ribbon-helix-helix domain-containing protein, with amino-acid sequence MVEYKHTTVSLPRKFHAKIKKIIEGNPELGYTSVAEFCKDAVRKKIEEMENRKILK; translated from the coding sequence ATGGTGGAATACAAGCATACTACAGTATCATTGCCAAGAAAATTTCATGCAAAAATAAAGAAAATAATTGAAGGGAATCCTGAGCTTGGATATACAAGTGTGGCAGAATTTTGCAAAGATGCGGTCAGGAAAAAAATTGAGGAAATGGAAAATAGAAAAATCCTGAAGTAA
- a CDS encoding CARDB domain-containing protein — protein MRRIGTFAIASTMLFSALIAPSIVSEAATHGGNAPDNLVITSVTMSDYNLKCRALGGDTVDICVEVKNQGSDTITEDFQVFIFVDTVTHIDTQSVTTNIAPGQTHRVHFYTEDINAEIGDHTLDAYINDDGSARGYCTFEVTLLGIGNS, from the coding sequence ATGAGAAGGATAGGAACTTTTGCGATAGCTTCGACGATGCTTTTCAGTGCTCTAATAGCCCCTTCAATAGTGTCAGAAGCTGCAACGCATGGCGGCAATGCTCCGGATAACCTTGTGATAACCTCGGTAACAATGAGCGACTATAATCTCAAGTGCCGGGCACTTGGCGGTGATACTGTTGATATTTGTGTAGAGGTAAAGAACCAAGGTAGCGATACCATTACCGAGGATTTCCAAGTGTTTATTTTTGTCGATACAGTCACACACATAGACACACAATCAGTAACCACTAACATTGCTCCCGGACAAACTCATCGTGTCCATTTCTACACTGAGGATATAAATGCAGAGATAGGAGACCATACGCTTGATGCGTACATTAATGATGATGGTAGCGCACGCGGATACTGTACGTTCGAGGTCACACTTTTGGGTATAGGAAATAGTTAG
- a CDS encoding replication factor C large subunit, whose translation MENWTEKYRPKSLGGIVGNYNAIEKLRRWGERWANGSPQTKAVILSGKAGVGKTSSAYALANDFGWQVVELNASDTRSGDAIRKVALSGAVNETFTKYGEYTPFSSGGRKLIILDEADNLYESKGDWGGKRAIVETIKETKQPIVLIVNDYYQLVKGGGTAFKTLCEYIKFDGVGEEMKGLLKSICRHEGVDVADDIIKFIISRSEGDVRGAINDLQTVCQGRKKVGMDVVTSIGHRNKEKEIFGAIREILRARDFKTAGEVARSTNEPPDYLILWMDENLPIEYKSPLDVERAYRFLSAADIFLGRTRRRQHYALWKYASDLMSGGVAVSKSRFYTAYPRYSFPLWLKKMGASKSIRTCRREVEGKIGRYAHMSGEKSRELIPTIRNIFKSNTRIAIELMRKLELSEDELSLLMEKNMAKKIMDMAKKEQPADSDAAQQQSIFDF comes from the coding sequence ATGGAAAACTGGACAGAAAAGTATAGGCCGAAAAGTTTGGGCGGGATAGTTGGTAATTATAATGCTATAGAGAAGTTGAGGAGATGGGGTGAGCGATGGGCGAATGGTAGTCCTCAAACAAAAGCTGTTATTCTTTCTGGAAAGGCAGGGGTCGGAAAAACATCCTCTGCCTACGCCCTTGCAAACGATTTTGGATGGCAGGTGGTAGAATTAAACGCCTCTGATACGAGAAGCGGCGATGCAATAAGAAAGGTGGCTCTCTCCGGGGCAGTTAACGAGACATTTACAAAATACGGTGAATACACCCCTTTCAGTTCTGGCGGCAGGAAATTAATTATACTGGACGAGGCGGATAATCTTTATGAAAGTAAGGGCGACTGGGGGGGAAAAAGGGCAATAGTTGAAACCATAAAGGAAACGAAGCAGCCCATAGTGTTGATAGTGAACGATTACTACCAACTGGTGAAAGGAGGTGGAACGGCGTTTAAGACTTTATGCGAGTACATAAAATTTGATGGGGTGGGAGAAGAAATGAAGGGATTGTTAAAAAGCATATGCAGACATGAGGGAGTTGATGTTGCAGACGACATTATAAAATTCATCATTTCTCGTTCGGAAGGAGATGTAAGAGGGGCAATAAATGATTTGCAGACTGTGTGCCAGGGAAGGAAAAAAGTTGGCATGGATGTGGTAACCTCAATCGGCCACAGGAACAAAGAAAAGGAAATATTCGGTGCCATCAGAGAAATACTCAGGGCAAGAGATTTTAAAACCGCAGGCGAGGTAGCACGCAGCACAAATGAACCCCCGGACTATCTAATATTGTGGATGGATGAAAATCTGCCGATAGAATATAAGAGCCCCTTGGACGTTGAAAGGGCATATCGTTTTTTATCGGCAGCAGATATTTTTCTTGGCAGGACAAGGCGGCGCCAGCACTATGCCCTCTGGAAATATGCTAGTGATCTCATGTCCGGCGGTGTTGCGGTTTCGAAAAGCCGTTTTTATACGGCATACCCCAGGTACTCTTTTCCATTGTGGCTCAAGAAGATGGGGGCAAGTAAATCGATAAGAACGTGCAGGAGGGAAGTTGAGGGAAAGATTGGAAGGTATGCACACATGTCCGGGGAAAAAAGCAGGGAATTAATTCCTACAATCAGAAACATTTTTAAATCCAACACGAGAATTGCCATTGAACTGATGAGAAAGCTTGAACTGTCGGAGGATGAGTTGTCATTGTTAATGGAAAAAAATATGGCAAAAAAAATTATGGACATGGCTAAAAAGGAGCAACCTGCTGATAGTGACGCAGCGCAACAGCAGAGCATTTTTGATTTCTAG